In Helianthus annuus cultivar XRQ/B chromosome 3, HanXRQr2.0-SUNRISE, whole genome shotgun sequence, a single window of DNA contains:
- the LOC110932363 gene encoding uncharacterized protein LOC110932363: MSKNSRSSSTAVNSSQRNLHNPLMRTPVSDVSNRSPLSDITNGPLTRTPVSYISNRTPLSDSTNFTLPNERRKLQKLTLDNKKLLNASSSSTNVRNIFSDNANMVECSDSMDQHMYSIACRAVRNATGSLISTTPCTPADSNRRYSITSSIISSNNQSILGSNSTLTRLSSGKRNLECKKRDNTPVPMLCLDSDQENVFFCTDEDPYKGISKDYLDHGDQVLTCQLCSAKLWASEGGKGRLTLNKLCYGMCCGYGKVQLPPLKDAHPSYQNLFSSSNPKSKFFLKNISRYNSMFSFTSMGGKLDSNINKGNAPFIYRISGQNYHCMGSLKPPAGNEARFCQLYIHDTENEITNRQALFSKRTKPSSPADKELDVEMIKYLRALLDSQNMLVKTYRMVRNHFHQSPDANLSLRLIYRREKDGRTYNLPTTSEVAALVVGDIDKAIDHHDIVVQTQSGMLQRISELHPSYLALQYPLLFPYGDDGYRVDIPHRDFMSTQKKIKPKCTMREFFSYRIQDRTYGFYLILNGRRLLQQFLVDAYTMIESERLNYIRRQQANLRSETFENLQMYKSKGKEVLTDTRKPVILPSSFTGGARFMQQNYLDAMALCKWYGYPDFFITITCNPKWPEVKRFLKDSTIKAEDRPDILCRLFKRKLDSLIKDFKDSKYFGEINAVVYRVEFQKRGLPHAHICLFMKVDHKLPTIDHIDPFISAEIPDKKEDPELYSLGTNYMIHGPCGNANLNCPCMVDKRCSKNFPKKFTPHTTIDSNGFPVYRRRDSGHTVIKSGVRLDNRNVVPYNKRLFKRYQAHINVEWCDQAGSVKYLFKYINKGLDMATAVVSGDTSSTIKEKPKDEIKEYYDCRYISACEASWRIFSNEVHYRYPAVMRLPFHLPGQHNVVYGADDDIDNVLSKPSVASSIFMQWMKLNETNKDARKLTYVEFPSKFVWILKDRCWQVRKLYQCVGRIHSVSPALGEPYFLRILLNKVKGPRSFEEIRTVNGQLFPTFRDACYAMGLLDDDNEYIEAIKEASFEGHAGRQKETNISVLPEHQIKNLTLLKIENYLISNGSSLRRFATMPYPDDDSLRDASNRLINEELSHDLDEVQAEFNRLHQSLTDEQQAVFDEIMEEVIGRKGGLFCLWLWWNWKNLFMEDFGFSCSIQKWNSFKCGFKWYCFVITFPWKDSPFSVPYSH; this comes from the exons ATGTCAAAGAATTCACGTTCATCTTCTACAGCAGTTAATTCATCTCAACGAAATTTACATA ATCCTCTTATGAGAACTCCTGTTTCAGATGTCTCTAACAGATCTCCTCTTTCAGATATCACAAATG GTCCTCTTACGAGAACTCCTGTTTCATATATCTCTAACAGAACTCCTCTTTCAGATAGCACAAATT TTACTCTACCAAATGAAAGGCGTAAGCTTCAAAAATTAACACTTGATAATAAGAAATTGTTAAatgcatcgtcatcatcaacaaaTGTTCGTAACATCTTTTCTGACAATGCAAATATGGTTGAATGTTCTGATTCTATGGATCAACATATGTACTCCATTGCGTGTCGAGCAGTTAGAAATGCTACTGGTTCTTTAATTTCAACTACACCAT GTACACCAGCAGATAGCAACCGTCGATATTCCATTACTTCTAGCATTATTAGCAGTAACAATCAGTCGATATTGGGTAGTAACTCTACGCTTACACGGCTGTCTTCTGGTAAACGTAACCTTGAGTGTAAGAAGCGTGATAATACTCCTGTACCTATGCTCTGTTTGGATTCCGATCAAGAAAATGTGTTTTTTTGCACTGATGAAGATCCTTATAAAGGGATATCTAAAG ATTATTTGGACCATGGTGACCAAGTGCTTACATGTCAGCTTTGTAGTGCAAAGTTATGGGCATCGGAAGGTGGAAAAGGTCGTTTAACTTTAAATAAGCTATGTTATGGTATGTGTTGTGGGTATGGTAAAGTTCAGCTACCGCCTTTAAAGGATGCACATCCGTCTTATCAAAATTTGTTTTCTTCCTCAAATCCAAAAAGCAAGTTCTTCCTGAAGAACATAAGTCGATACAACTCTATGTTCTCTTTTACATCTATGGGTGGAAAGCTTGATTCTAATATCAACAAGGGCAATGCTCCATTTATATATCGTATTAGTGGCCAAAACTATCATTGCATGGGGAGTCTCAAACCTCCAGCTGGAAATGAAGCTAGGTTTTGTCAGCTATACATACATGATACTGAAAATGAAATAACAAACAGACAGGCATTATTCAG cAAAAGAACCAAACCTTCATCGCCTGCTGATAAAGAACTTGATGTTGAAATGATAAAGTATTTGAGGGCTTTATTAGATTCacaaaatatgttggttaagacATATAGGATGGTCAGAAACCATTTTCACCAATCTCCAGATGCCAACCTTAGTCTTCGACTAATTTATAGAAGAGAAAAAGACGGCAGGACATATAACTTACCCACCACATCTGAAGTTGCTGCTTTGGTTGTCGGAGACATAGATAAAGCTATAGACCATCATGATATTGTTGTCCAGACGCAGTCGGGAATGTTGCAGCGTATTAGCGAATTACACCCATCGTATCTTGCTCTTCAATATCCGTTACTTTTTCCATATGGTGATGATGGTTATAGAGTTGATATTCCTCATAGAGATTTTATGTCCacacaaaagaaaataaaaccaAAGTGCACAATGAGAGAATTTTTTTCATATAGAATCCAAGATAGAACTTATGGCTTTTACTTAATTTTAAATGGGCGAAGGTTGTTACAACAGTTTTTGGTTGATGCGTACACAATGATTGAGAGCGAAAGATTAAATTACATTCGTAGGCAACAAGCGAACCTTCGCTCTGAAACATTTGAGAATCTTCAAATGTATAAATCTAAAGGTAAGGAAGTTTTAACAGATACTAGAAAGCCTGTTATACTTCCTTCTTCATTTACTGGTGGTGCAAGATTCATGCAACAAAATTACCTCGATGCAATGGCCTTATGTAAGTGGTATGGGTACCCTGATTTCTTCATAACTATAACATGTAATCCTAAGTGGCCTGAAGTAAAAAGATTTCTAAAAGATTCAACCATCAAAGCCGAAGACAGGCCTGACATATTGTGTCGATTGTTTAAAAGGAAGCTTGATTCCTTAATTAAAGATTTTAAGGATTCCAAGTATTTTGGTGAGATTAACGCTG ttgtttatAGAGTAGAATTTCAAAAGCGTGGTCTTCCTCATGCACATATATGCTTATTCATGAAGGTCGATCACAAACTTCCAACCATAGATCATATAGATCCATTTATTTCTGCTGAGATTCCCGATAAAAAAGAAGATCCTGAACTTTATTCTCTTGGGACTAATTATATGATTCATGGTCCGTGTGGGAATGCTAATTTGAATTGTCCTTGCATGGTTGATAAAAGATGTTCAAAAAACTTTCCGAAGAAATTCACACCACATACAACTATTGATTCAAATGGTTTTCCTGTATACAGAAGAAGAGATTCAGGTCATACAGTTATAAAATCTGGTGTTAGATTAGACAACAGAAATGTTGTTCCTTATAACAAAAGGCTTTTCAAAAGATATCAAGCACACATTAATGTTGAATGGTGTGATCAAGCCGGTTCAGTGAAATATTTGTTCAAGTACATCAACAAAGGTCTTGATATGGCTACTGCGGTAGTTTCTGGTGATACAAGTTCAACCATCAAAGAAAAGCCAAAAGACGAGATCAAGGAGTATTATGATTGTAGATATATTTCAGCTTGTGAGGCATCCTGGAGAATATTCTCTAATGAGGTTCACTATAGGTATCCTGCTGTTATGAGGCTTCCCTTTCATTTGCCCGGCCAACATAATGTTGTGTATGGTGCTGATGACGATATTGACAATGTTTTAAGCAAGCCTTCTGTTGCTTCTTCAATATTTATGCAATGGATGAAGTTGAACGAGACAAATAAAGATGCTAGAAAGCTGACTTATGTTGAGTTTCCTTCCAAATTTGTTTGGATACTTAAAGATAGATGTTGGCAGGTACGTAAGTTGTACCAGTGTGTTGGCCGGATTCATTCTGTATCTCCTGCTTTGGGCGAACCTTATTTTTTGAGGATACTACTGAATAAAGTTAAAGGACCTAGATCATTTGAGGAGATACGTACAGTTAACGGTCAATTATTCCCGACTTTTAGAGATGCTTGCTATGCGATGGGACTTTTAGATGATGACAATGAATACATTGAGGCCATTAAAGAAGCAAGTTTTGAAGGACATGCTGG ACGTCAAAAAGAAACAAATATTTCAG TGCTTCCTGAACATCAGATTAAGAACCTTACTTTGTTGAAAATTGAAAACTATTTAATTTCCAATGGTTCATCATTACGAAGGTTTGCCACTATGCCGTACCCTGATGACGATTCCTTACGTGATGCTTCTAATCGTCTGATCAATGAAGAGCTGTCACATGACCTAGATGAAGTACAAGCTGAGTTTAACAGGTTGCATCAATCTCTTACAGATGAACAACAAGCGGTTTTTGATGAAATAATGGAAGAAGTTATAGGGCGTAAAGGAGGCCTTTTTTGTCTATGGTTATGGTGGAACTGGAAAAACCTTTTTATGGAAGACTTTGGCTTCAGCTGTTCGATACAGAAATGGAATAGTTTTAAATGTGGCTTCAAGTGGTATTGCTTCGTTATTACTTTCCCGTGGAAGGACAGCCCATTCTCGGTTCCATATTCCCATTAA